A region from the Rhodamnia argentea isolate NSW1041297 chromosome 7, ASM2092103v1, whole genome shotgun sequence genome encodes:
- the LOC115741885 gene encoding two-component response regulator ORR24-like: MTAKHPFLALSILRARKGTFDLVVTDYHMPDMNGLELQRHVREEFDLPVIIMSSDDRQSVILKSLQTGTSLYIVKPVRADDLKNIWQYCVARKKGKAVVIEEEGASASTGASLYQRITHEDFNIPVQPLTLEKEGSAQDPNGKKRSRDDDDDENYEGINYSMIPPRKSKVVWNTGLHDLFLHAINYIGLDKAVPKRILEFMNIPGLTRENVASHLQKYRIFLKKVAVGDNGAPRARARASSSYGEAPSSSSTSHPRSLARNDVQQQMPPNGFPRTHPQPPLPEIRPRGSTQVLNDQNSNATPVRFPPRDASGVGLSIFKDPTFGNSSVYNPNRTTASSLQVIRPNTGGFSIPKDPMFANSSVGINPYRTNASASQAILPNNGGPRDVQISSFGPANVITGLTNPKQVYAPQNHSSTSGAFMPSLSSIAHYPSVNSNPTNTNFWGTQMTGGGGNTLDDNKGFMGPIGYDNFGTSSSNFGEGSSSGPYFVQEAQETPFGFHITEPLPPLVSPAANWPESPLFQPAPTAQPPVASIEPINAHEQDVMENAPTVVNIQDQQHYGDGDLFDLVFNQPANKAIQLNGHDIEAPENRLPLPSNECSNQQQGNNEHCAMPLPEPTTSFSDLFADEGSYPNIWGEDFIDALLTGSPFL; the protein is encoded by the exons ATGACCGCCAAACACCCTTTCCTTGCTTTATCCATTCTTCGAGCAAGAAAGGGTACTTTTGACCTTGTCGTGACTGATTATCACATGCCGGACATGAATGGTCTCGAGCTACAGAGGCATGTCCGAGAAGAATTCGATTTGCCGGTGATCA TCATGTCGAGTGACGATCGACAATCAGTGATATTAAAGAGTTTACAGACAGGAACTTCCCTCTACATTGTGAAACCGGTGAGGGcagatgatttaaaaaatatttggcaGTATTGTGTTgcaaggaaaaagggaaaagcagTTGTCATTGAGGAAGAAGGTGCGAGTGCCTCAACTGGCGCGTCACTATATCAGAGAATAACACATGAAGATTTTAACATTCCTGTCCAACCCTTGACTTTGGAAAAGGAAGGCTCTGCCCAGGATCCAAATGGGAAGAAAAGGAGCAGggacgacgatgacgatgaaAATTATGAAGGAATTAATTACTCCATGATCCCTCCAAGAAAATCAAAGGTGGTTTGGAATACTGGGCTTCACGATCTGTTTTTACATGCTATCAACTACATCGGACTTGACA AAGCTGTTCCCAAAAGGATTCTTGAGTTCATGAACATCCCTGGATTAACTAGAGAGAACGTAGCCAGCCATTTGCAG AAGTATCGCATATTCTTGAAGAAAGTCGCAGTTGGAGACAATGGCGCACcaagagcaagagcaagagcaagTAGCTCTTATGGAGAAGCCCCAAGTTCAAGCTCAACATCACACCCTCGTTCGTTGGCCAGGAATGATGTCCAACAACAAATGCCTCCTAATGGTTTTCCAAGGACGCATCCCCAGCCGCCCCTTCCTGAAATAAGGCCCCGTGGGAGTACCCAGGTACTCAATGACCAAAATAGCAATGCCACACCAGTACGATTTCCTCCTCGGGATGCGTCAGGTGTTGGCCTTTCCATCTTTAAGGATCCAACGTTTGGTAACTCCAGTGTATACAACCCCAATCGAACAACGGCCTCGAGTTTGCAAGTGATTAGGCCCAACACCGGAGGTTTTTCCATCCCGAAGGATCCAATGTTCGCTAACTCCAGTGTTGGTATCAATCCTTATCGCACCAATGCCTCAGCTTCACAAGCAATCCTGCCCAACAACGGAGGACCAAGGGACGTGCAAATTTCATCTTTCGGCCCTGCAAATGTCATTACAGGCCTTACCAATCCGAAGCAAGTGTACGCTCCACAGAATCATTCTTCAACTTCAGGAGCTTTCATGCCTAGCTTGAGCAGCATTGCTCATTACCCTTCTGTCAATTCAAACCCCACCAATACCAATTTCTGGGGCACTCAAATGACTGGAGGTGGTGGAAATACGCTTGATGATAACAAGGGGTTCATGGGTCCCATTGGCTATGATAATTTTGGAACTTCCTCATCAAATTTTGGGGAAGGGAGCTCGTCAGGGCCTTACTTTGTTCAAGAAGCGCAAGAGACTCCGTTTGGATTTCACATCACTGAGCCATTGCCACCACTTGTTTCTCCTGCTGCTAATTGGCCAGAGAGTCCTCTCTTTCAACCAGCACCCACAGCACAACCACCTGTTGCAAGTATTGAGCCAATAAATGCTCATGAACAAGATGTAATGGAAAATGCTCCCACAGTTGTGAATATCCAGGATCAGCAGCATTATGGAGACGGTGATCTTTTTGATCTCGTTTTCAACCAACCGGCTAATAAG gCTATTCAGCTCAATGGCCACGACATCGAGGCCCCAGAAAACAGGTTACCTCTGCCCTCCAATGAATGCTCCAATCAG CAACAAGGGAACAATGAGCACTGCGCTATGCCTCTCCCGGAGCCAACTACTTCATTCAGTGATCTGTTTGCTGATGAGGGATCATATCCTAAT ATATGGGGTGAGGACTTCATAGACGCCTTGCTTACTGGTAGCCCCTTTCTGTGA